One genomic segment of Catenulispora sp. GP43 includes these proteins:
- a CDS encoding DoxX family membrane protein, with translation MACLTRTDLGLLALRLGTGGVLIAHGTQKLFGWFGGHGLKGAAAGMHAMGFRPGLPNALMAGLGEAGGGALLALGAATPVGGAAAIGAMSAAVEVHRPKGFFNSTGGYEYPAFLGLAAAGLAVAGPGRYSVDHATGNRLNSPAMLVGAFALSTAAAAEVLRRRTKVVAAQAAAEQEKEKAAAEEAVAELP, from the coding sequence ATGGCCTGCCTGACACGTACCGACCTGGGCCTGCTGGCCCTGCGACTGGGCACCGGCGGCGTCCTGATCGCGCACGGCACGCAGAAGCTGTTCGGCTGGTTCGGCGGCCACGGCCTGAAGGGCGCGGCGGCGGGCATGCACGCGATGGGCTTCCGCCCCGGCTTGCCGAACGCGCTCATGGCCGGACTCGGCGAGGCGGGCGGCGGCGCACTGCTGGCGCTGGGCGCCGCGACCCCGGTCGGCGGCGCGGCGGCGATCGGGGCGATGTCGGCCGCGGTGGAGGTGCACCGGCCCAAGGGGTTCTTCAACAGCACCGGCGGCTATGAGTACCCGGCGTTCCTCGGGCTGGCCGCGGCCGGCCTGGCGGTGGCCGGACCGGGGCGGTACTCGGTCGACCACGCCACCGGCAACCGGCTGAACTCCCCGGCGATGCTGGTCGGGGCCTTCGCGCTCAGCACGGCGGCGGCCGCGGAGGTGCTGCGGCGGCGGACGAAGGTGGTGGCGGCGCAGGCGGCTGCCGAGCAGGAGAAGGAGAAGGCGGCGGC
- a CDS encoding MerR family transcriptional regulator → MNDEEYRVDDLARLSGMTVRNIREHQSRGLLPAPTVRGRVGYYGPEHLARLEQIKRLQAEGFTLESIRRMLGGGAEFASFAAAVHQAFDDGDKRVVRLEDIHTLFPGLDTGDEDTTDSAGSAGSTDTTDSTNTAASDPDRSTALLNSAVDLGLLRPLGNGRFEERSPQLTRIGAELMALGIPPDSALKAAAEARTHVQAVAKSFVQLYVDQIWAPFEAAGYPADRWPDIIGGLDRLRPLALDSMLALMRMALDEAATRLIEERAGLR, encoded by the coding sequence GTGAACGACGAGGAATACCGCGTCGACGACCTCGCGCGCCTGTCCGGGATGACGGTCCGCAACATCCGCGAGCACCAGTCCCGCGGCCTGCTGCCGGCCCCGACCGTCCGCGGCCGCGTCGGCTACTACGGCCCCGAACACCTGGCGCGCCTGGAGCAGATCAAGCGCCTGCAGGCCGAGGGCTTCACCCTGGAGTCGATCCGCCGCATGCTCGGCGGCGGCGCCGAGTTCGCCTCCTTCGCCGCCGCGGTCCACCAGGCCTTCGACGACGGCGACAAGCGCGTGGTCCGCCTGGAGGACATCCACACCCTGTTCCCAGGGCTGGACACGGGCGACGAGGACACCACGGACTCCGCGGGCTCCGCGGGCTCCACAGACACCACGGACTCCACGAACACCGCCGCCTCCGACCCCGACCGCAGCACCGCCCTGCTGAACTCGGCCGTGGACCTGGGCCTGCTGCGCCCCCTGGGCAACGGCCGCTTCGAGGAACGCTCCCCACAGCTGACCCGCATCGGCGCCGAGCTGATGGCCCTGGGCATCCCCCCGGACAGCGCCCTGAAGGCGGCGGCCGAGGCACGGACGCATGTGCAGGCCGTGGCGAAGTCCTTCGTGCAGCTGTACGTGGACCAGATCTGGGCCCCCTTCGAGGCCGCGGGCTACCCCGCCGACCGCTGGCCGGACATCATCGGCGGCCTGGACCGGCTGCGTCCGCTGGCGCTGGACTCGATGCTGGCGCTCATGCGGATGGCGCTGGACGAGGCCGCGACCCGGCTGATCGAGGAGCGCGCGGGGCTGCGGTAG
- a CDS encoding PadR family transcriptional regulator encodes MSERSLQEPTILLLTALADAPKHGYALMQEVDTISSGRVRLRTGTLYGALDRLLQQGLIRIDSEEVVDGRMRRTYALSDNGREVLEAEAERLQATAEEARRRLSAGRQRARIQGQGAGA; translated from the coding sequence ATGTCCGAGCGATCGCTCCAAGAACCCACCATCCTGCTCCTGACAGCCCTGGCCGACGCACCGAAACACGGCTACGCGCTGATGCAGGAGGTCGACACCATCTCCTCCGGCCGAGTGCGCCTGCGCACCGGAACCCTGTACGGAGCCCTGGACCGCCTGCTCCAACAAGGCCTGATCCGCATTGACAGCGAAGAGGTCGTCGACGGACGCATGCGCCGCACCTACGCCTTGTCCGACAACGGACGCGAGGTCCTCGAAGCCGAGGCCGAGCGGCTGCAGGCGACAGCCGAGGAGGCGCGCCGACGACTGAGCGCCGGCCGCCAGCGGGCTCGGATCCAGGGCCAGGGGGCCGGGGCATGA
- a CDS encoding glycerol-3-phosphate dehydrogenase/oxidase yields the protein MQSTPLGAQYRLGALQQMAEEEFDVLVIGGGVVGAGAALDAATRGLSVALVEARDWAAGTSSRSSKLIHGGLRYLEQRDFGLVREALTERGLLLNRIAPHLVRPVPFLLPLRHRIWERFYIGAGVMLYDTMGGARALPRHRHLTKTAALRRAPALRSDSLVGAIQYYDAQVDDARFVMALARTAAQYGARVATRTRVTGLLREGGRVTGAVVEDLEGGGRIEVKARQVVAATGVWTDDIHELAQLRASISVRASKGVHLVVPRDRIDLRTGLISRTEKSVLFVIPWGRHWLVGTTDTDWDLDREHPAASRADIEYLLEHANAVLSKPLTEEDIEGVYVGLRPLLSGTADQTTKLSREHIVASPAPGLTVVAGGKYTTYRVMAKDVVDAAVEDLDTTDGAKIPDSVTDKVPVLGAEGFAARWNERGRLARRTGLHQVRVEHLLRRYGSCVDELLELIAADESLAEPIAGADDYLRVEAVYAASHEGALHLEDVLTRRTRISIESWDRGVAAAPEVAALMAPVLGWSEATVREEVERYLARVEAERASQARGDDAEADAVRRAAPDLFDVAHGGDAHGGVAGGRAGRAGGAAGAEGAADAADAATCASAAAPEKRG from the coding sequence GAGGCCCGCGACTGGGCCGCCGGGACGTCGAGCCGCTCCAGCAAACTGATCCACGGCGGTCTGCGCTACCTGGAGCAGCGCGACTTCGGCCTGGTACGCGAGGCGCTGACCGAGCGCGGGCTGCTGCTGAACCGGATCGCGCCGCACCTGGTCCGCCCGGTCCCCTTCCTGCTGCCGCTGCGGCACCGGATATGGGAGCGCTTTTACATAGGCGCCGGCGTCATGCTCTACGACACCATGGGCGGCGCCCGCGCCCTGCCGCGCCACCGGCACCTGACCAAGACCGCGGCGCTGCGGCGCGCGCCGGCGCTGCGGTCGGACTCGCTGGTCGGCGCGATCCAGTACTACGACGCGCAGGTCGACGACGCGCGGTTCGTGATGGCGCTGGCGCGCACCGCGGCGCAGTACGGGGCGCGCGTGGCGACGCGCACGCGCGTGACCGGGCTGCTGCGCGAGGGCGGCCGGGTCACCGGCGCCGTGGTCGAGGACCTGGAGGGCGGCGGCCGGATCGAGGTCAAGGCCCGGCAGGTGGTGGCGGCGACCGGGGTGTGGACGGACGACATCCACGAGCTGGCGCAGCTGCGGGCGTCGATCTCGGTGCGGGCGTCCAAGGGCGTGCACCTGGTGGTGCCGCGCGACCGGATCGACCTGCGCACCGGGCTGATCTCCCGGACCGAGAAGAGCGTGCTGTTCGTCATCCCCTGGGGCCGGCACTGGCTGGTCGGCACCACGGACACCGACTGGGATCTGGACCGCGAGCACCCGGCGGCCAGCCGTGCCGACATCGAGTACCTGCTCGAGCATGCCAACGCGGTGCTCAGCAAGCCGCTGACGGAGGAGGACATCGAGGGCGTGTACGTGGGCCTGCGTCCGCTGCTGTCCGGCACCGCGGATCAGACCACGAAGCTGTCCCGCGAGCACATCGTCGCCTCGCCGGCGCCCGGCCTGACGGTCGTGGCCGGCGGCAAGTACACCACGTACCGGGTGATGGCCAAGGACGTCGTCGACGCGGCGGTCGAGGACCTGGACACCACGGACGGCGCGAAGATCCCGGACTCGGTGACCGACAAGGTCCCGGTCCTGGGCGCGGAGGGCTTCGCGGCGCGGTGGAACGAGCGCGGCAGGCTCGCCCGCCGCACCGGCCTGCACCAGGTACGCGTGGAGCACCTGCTGCGCAGGTACGGGTCCTGCGTCGACGAACTGCTGGAGCTGATCGCGGCCGACGAGTCGCTGGCCGAGCCGATCGCCGGCGCCGACGACTACCTGCGGGTCGAGGCGGTCTACGCGGCCTCGCACGAGGGCGCGCTGCACCTGGAGGACGTGCTGACGCGGCGCACCCGCATCTCGATCGAGTCCTGGGACCGCGGCGTCGCGGCGGCACCGGAGGTGGCGGCGCTGATGGCGCCGGTGCTGGGGTGGAGCGAGGCGACGGTGCGCGAGGAGGTGGAGCGGTATCTGGCCCGGGTCGAGGCCGAGCGGGCTTCGCAGGCGCGGGGGGACGATGCGGAAGCTGATGCGGTGCGGCGGGCTGCGCCGGATCTGTTCGATGTCGCGCATGGGGGAGACGCTCACGGGGGAGTCGCGGGCGGTCGGGCCGGTCGGGCCGGTGGGGCGGCGGGCGCGGAGGGTGCGGCGGATGCGGCGGATGCGGCGACGTGCGCTTCGGCCGCCGCGCCGGAGAAGCGGGGCTGA